The genomic region TCCCTGAGAAAGGGGTGATCGACAAATCGTCTCTTCAGATGCCGTTTCTTCGGCCAGGGATCCGGATAGTAGGCGTGCACCACTTCTACCGATTCTTCGGGCACAAACCTCTGGAAGAAATCCACAGCCTCTGCATTCATGACCCGCAGATTCGCCATCTCCCCCGCCTTCTCAATGCGCCGTTTCCCGTCCCGATACCACTTGCGGGACAGTTCCACTCCCAGAAAATTGACATCCGGCCGCTCGGACGCTGACTTCAGGAGAAATCTTGCCTTTCCGAAACCGATCTCAACCTCCACGGGATTCCTGTTCCCGAAGATTCCCTCCCAGCTGAAATCTTCAGGCAATCCCCGCTGGATTTCCATATCTCTCATGCAGCCTCCTGTCGTTTACAGTTGCAGGAGGCTTCCCACTTTGTCAATCTCTGCCTGAACGCAAGAAGGAGTTCCGTGTCTTCCACATCCTTTCAACACATCGTTCTGGCTGGCAATATCGGAGCGGGGAAAACTACCCTGACCCGACT from Candidatus Krumholzibacteriia bacterium harbors:
- the trmB gene encoding tRNA (guanosine(46)-N7)-methyltransferase TrmB — protein: MRDMEIQRGLPEDFSWEGIFGNRNPVEVEIGFGKARFLLKSASERPDVNFLGVELSRKWYRDGKRRIEKAGEMANLRVMNAEAVDFFQRFVPEESVEVVHAYYPDPWPKKRHLKRRFVDHPFLRECERILHNGGELRIVTDSGGYAEWIGQRLGDHPLLQPLPWEQVFEEGLTHYEIKYRKEGRGIHHFRLRKEAG